A window of Gorilla gorilla gorilla isolate KB3781 chromosome 5, NHGRI_mGorGor1-v2.1_pri, whole genome shotgun sequence genomic DNA:
aacaaataatcccatcaaaaagtgggctaaggacataaataacaattctcaaaagaatatatacaaatggccaacaaacatatgaaaaaaatgctcaacatcactagtgataagggaaatgcaaatcaaaaccacagtgctgGCCAGGcttcgtggctcacacctgtaatcccagcactttgggaggctgaggcaggtggatcacctgaggtcaggagttcgagaccaacatggtgaaacccacatctctactaaaaacacaaaaattgccgggcatggttgtacactcctgtagtcccagctacttggtacttgggaggctgaggcaggagaatcacttgaactccaaaggctgaggcagacgaatcacttgaacccaggaggtggaggttgcagtgagctgaggtcgagccactgcactccagcctgggcgacacaacaagacttcatctcaaaaacaaacaaacaaaacaaacaacaacaacaaaaaacaccacacaatgtgataccacctaactcctgcaagaatggccataatttaaaaatcaaaaaataatagatattggcTTGAATTTggtgaaaaagaaacacttttacactgctggtgggaatgtaaactagtatgaccgctatggaaaacagtatggagattccttaaagaactaaacgtagatctaccatttgatccagcaatcccactactgggtatttatccagaggaaaagaaatcattatgtgaaaaaaagacacttgcacacatatgtttatagcagcacaattcacaattgcaaaaatatggaaccagcccaaatgcccatcaatcaatgagtggatttaaaaaggaatgaaataatggcattggcagcaacctggatggagttggagatcattattccaagtgaagtaactcaggaatggaaaaccaaatatcatatgttctcatgtataagtgggaactaagctatgaggactcaAAGGCTTAAGGATGAtgcaatggactctggggacttgggagaagggtgggagtggggtaagagataaaagactacacattaggtacggtgtacactgctcaggtgatgggtgctccaaaatctcagaaatcaccacaaaagaacttatctatgtaaccaaacaccacatgttccccagaaactattaaaataaaaatcatcatagtaatttttaaaataataaaaaatttaaaaagaaagacacgAAGTAGTGTATACTGtatgatttttatgtgaaattccACAACAGACAAAACTAACATATACTGGCAGACAGCAATTCAGTGGTTAACTGGAGCTGAGGATGAGAGGAACTGACTAAAATAGGGCAtgaacatttgtcaaaattcattgaaCTGTGCACATAAAATGGGAGCATATCATTGGATATAAATTATAAGTCAACAAAGTtgacttttttaatgaaaaaagtttttaaaataaaaattcctggTCCCCATTCCTAGTGATTCCAATACAGCAGGACTGGtattaagggaggagaccacccctcatattgccTTATGCCcattttctgcctccaaagaaagaaaaactaaaaactaaaaggcagaaatgaaatccacaagcagacagcccggcgccacaccctgggcctggtagttaaagatcgacccctgacctaatcggttatgttgtctgtagattacagacattgtatagaaaagcactgtgaaaatccctatcctgttttgttccgatctaattaccggtgcatgcagcccccagtcacctACCCCCTGCTTGCTtaatcgatcacgaccctctcacgcagacccccttagagttgtgaatccttaaaagggacaggaattgctcactcggggagctcggctcttgagacaggagtcttgccgatgCTCCCGGCCAAATAAAcgccttccttctttaactcggtgtctgaggaattttgtctgcggcttgtcctgctacaataTAGGgctcagaaatctgcattttcaacAATCCCCATGGATAATTATGCTGCAGGCTGTTTCACTTATCGTATTCGTCTCTAATTTGCTGCCCAAGCACCCAATTCTTGGACAGCAAATCAACTAGGCAaacaaagaaaattcagaaaaaaagagtttGAGTTTTTGTGTGCCCTTGTTTCATCCCCCAACCTCCATTCTTTAGCTGGAATGCTGGTCACTACCAAAGCATCCTCCTGTGTGCTGTTTCCCCTAACCGTGAGCTCAGCTGTGGATAAGCttcctttattcattctttaCCAAAGAAAGTTTGCTAGGAAGATAAATgggagaaaagcaaaataaaaacacatcacGAACGCAGATAAACCAATATATGTGCAGAGCACAAGTTCCTTCTCATAAGGTCATTCAAGTCTGGCACCACGTGGTGGGGGGGGTGGGCCAGCTCACTGGGCACACGGTACCCATAAATATGCCTACCCTGGGGGAATGGAAGGTTGACAGGGAGCCTGATGGACATGTGTGTGAAGAACGGAACAGCACAACAACAAACATGTGAAGCGTACTCATagcccttcctccttcccatccCATTCCTataaaagaggaaagaacaaCTCATTTCCTTCACgcggcatggtggtatgcatctgtagtcccacctactcaggaagctgaggctagaggattccttgatcccaggaggtcaaggatggagtaagctatgatcctgccactgcaccccagcctcggtgacagacaagactttaaaaaaaaaaagtaaaggaaaagaaaaagaaagggtcaTTTCCCTGCCAAATTAATTTAAACCAAGTGCTCTATTTCCATTCATTAGTTTTTTCCCTGCTGCCTGATGTGTCTTTCTCATATCTGGCCCCCTGTTCTGTCTACCTGTTGAAATATTTCCCATTCTTCATGGCCCAACTTGAATAACACCTCTGTCAGAACTTATCAGATCAACACAGTCAAATgaatcctctccctcccctgaaCTCTATGGCACTTGGCTTGAAGAGCTCTTACAGAAATCTTGAGTTGTGTTTTACTTATTCATGTGCATGGCATATCTACTCTATGAGATTGGAATCAACTTGATTATAGAAATGATAACTTATTATCTATGCTAGATGTGGCTTGCATAGATTCTGGTACATTACTCTGCACCTAGGGAGTGGTGATTATTGTAGACATGAATGAATGATTCAATCGATGCTGATTAATGTCTCTGAGCTTTTGCTCATGCTGTCTTCCCTTTATGGAAAACCCTTCCCACATCAAGGGTCACTTCCTGTAAGAAGCCTCCCTGGATCTCCAAGCTGCTGGCTCCTATAGCACTCTGGGCAAACCTCTGCCTGATTACTCACCACCACTATCATACGTCAAAGTTAATCATGACCAATTTCACCCACTTATTTATAAGCTTCAAAAAGCCTAAGATTCCATTCTAGTCATGCTTCTCTTACCACCACCTAGCCCAGTGTTTGGTAATAGTGTGCATTTTATAACTGTTTGTCAAATAGAATGATCTATTCAGAAGCTTCTGGAAGCGTTAGCCCTTGCCACAGAGGACCTCGTTTATTTAGTGTTTCTATCAGGAACTGCCACAGTTGTCTTGAGGTCTCACTCCCAGAGGAAACCCAGCATGAACAGCCTTCCCATCCCAAGTTTCGTCACGGATGAAGGAAGGAGCAGAACCAGACGCTCTTCAGGGTCCCTTAGAGCCCCAGGATTCTTGTGTTCCAGGGAATCCCCTGGCAGAATAGATTGCTGCGAGCAAAAGAGGCGAGTGTGGCCCCTCCTCAGCAGGTCTCTAGATGaaccccagcctctggaaggCCTGGACCTGGGAAAAAAGAATTCGCGTCCCTTCAGGGCCCCACGCCTTCCTCTCCTCCAGCACATTTCTCTTTCTTGGCCCCACCTTCCCTTTTTCTGCTCCCTCTCTGCTAgcctctccccttctcttcctttcttttctgtttcttttctcctacAGGTCCCACCGCACCTTCCCAGTATcgctgcttccccttcgcctacTTCCCAGTCTGGCCAGTCAGATTCGCCGTCCTTCTCGGGTCGCCTGCGTTATCTTGCTTTCCTCCCACGCCCCGACAGAGGCTCCCTCTCGCtggcctcctccctctcctctcttccctgcaGGCAGCAGAGCCTTCGATGACGCCaagaggcagggaggtggggaggccagGAGCTGGCGAGGTCTGGaggtagggggtgggggtgggggtgggggtggggccttgcgcagccgccccgccccgcgATGCGTGTGTGAAGGTCGGGGTGGCAGTGACGCGGCGCCGGCggggggagggaggctgggccgGTGGGAGAGGGAGGCGAGCCGACCACTGGGCTGCTGGGCTCCCGCGCCCTCGCGCTCCCCGCCGCCAGCCCAGGCGCAGGCAGGGCGCAGGCGGCGGCGGGCGGCATGGAGAGCCTGCTGGAGAATCCGGTGCGCGCCGTGCTCTACCTCAAGGAGCTCACGGCCATCGTGCAGAACCAGCAGAGCCTCATCCACACCCAGCGAGAGCGTATCGACGAGCTGGAGCGGCGGCTGGACGAGCTGAGCGCTGAGAACCGCAGCCTGTGGGAGCACCAGCAGCTGCTACAAGCCCAGCCTCCGCCCGGGCTCGTCCCCCCCGTCATCGGCCCCGCTGCCGGCCGCTCCGGCCACCGCTCCTGCCGCCGCCAGGGCCTAGGAACCTCTCCAGGACCACAGGGACAGCGCTCAGCAGCCGCGCCACATCCCGCGCCCGATCAGCCGCCGCTTCAGCACCACGGACAGCTCCTGGAGCAGTCCCAGCGGGGCCCTGGCAGCAGGGCTCACACACCCCAGTCGCCCCACAAGCATCTGGGGACACAAGGGGCCGTGACTGACAAGGAGAAGGAGCGTCCCCCGAGTTGCTGCGCTGCTGCCGGAGCCCTCCTTCAGCACAAATCCCCCTCCGCCCTCGGCAAGGGCGTCCTGAGCAGGAGACCTGAGTGAGCGGGGAGAGGAGATGGGCACTGTTGTGGTGGGAGCAAGGGAAGCAAGTGGGTGTGAGGGAGAGACGGGGACGTCGGGTGCGTAGGAGTCTAAAGGACCGGAGTGATGTGGCCTGAAGGCGCCAGAAGTATGCAAAGGAGATTTTGGGTAAATGAGGGAACGATATCCCTGCTTGAGAAGGTTTTGGGGAATGTTGGAGCAAAAAGGAGTAACCAGACCATTAGTAGGAGCAAAGGAGGAAGGAAGTGGGTGTTAAGCGATTGGTGATACTGGGAACTGACAGCATTTAAACGGGGTTAGGCTGGGTTGAAGTTCGAGTGAAGATTAAACTGTAGAAAAGAGAACCATTGAAGGAATCTTTTTAAGTGAGAAAAAATTTGGAAGGAAGTTTGGGTAGTAAAAGTATTTGCATGGAGACTGAGATGTGAGAAAAGCTGAAGGCTTGGAAAGAGGCATGTGAAGAGCTTTAAAAAGGCTGGGGCCCAGGAAGAGTAGGACTGGGGTAGAGGGGAATCCAGGAGGCTGGGGACAAACCTGAAAAGCAGGAGTGATGTGGGAAACCAAGGGAGctggaggcagaggaagagaaaatgtggCTCTTTAGCTGGTGAAGTGGGAGCCACAGCTAGGAGTGGCTCATTTAGGGAAGCTTTCTCTTCTCTGACCTGATTGGATGGACACCCTTCCTCTGAATTCCCGCAGAGCCGAAGAGGTGCAAGGGAACATCCCATCAAACCAATGGAGGACTCAGGCATGGCTTGAGGACTCAGTCTGGTTACAGCTTTTTCCTCCAACTCAAGGAGGGTTTTTCATACAGGGTGTTTGGCCGTTGTTGAAAGGGAGCAATGACATGGGGGACAGTTGGCAGATGGAGCTGGTATTCAGATGTCATGCCTGTTTAAATCTCCCTGTTAAGGCCAGCAACCGCAAACCTTATTTTCCCGGTTATCTGGTGATCACTGAAATCTTGCCTTGGGTCCTGAGAAAAATGTTAACCTCTCAGTTCCCAGAACTTCAAGCTCTTTCTTCACTCAGGAGGTCCATGAACTAGGAATATGGGAAGAAGATATGAAAGTGTCTGGGATGTTCTCTCCTCTGTACTGGAAAGGCTGTGGCCATGTCCGCTTCTTTTCTCTGATTAGGCAAGTGATGGAGAACTAAATAAAGAACAGTTCAAGGGAAATTGTCCCTGGTCAGCACCTGAACTTGACAATGGTGATGCATAAGGGAATGGGGAGGGGGAAGTAGAGCTGAGAATCTCATCTTCATCCAGGTGCATTAAGTCTGGGAGATACTTGTGAATATTTGCTGTATTCCttcaaaactcattttcttttaccATCTGTGGTAGACTTAGAGAAGTTGGGTTAGGGCAGGGTAGCTCACAGAGCACATTGATCAAAACCACAGGATCTAAGAGGTGAAGGTCTAACATGATCTGGCTTGGCAGACTTAAAACATTtgattcggccgggcgcggtggctcacgcctgtaatcccagc
This region includes:
- the LOC129534322 gene encoding IQ motif and SEC7 domain-containing protein 3-like; translated protein: MESLLENPVRAVLYLKELTAIVQNQQSLIHTQRERIDELERRLDELSAENRSLWEHQQLLQAQPPPGLVPPVIGPAAGRSGHRSCRRQGLGTSPGPQGQRSAAAPHPAPDQPPLQHHGQLLEQSQRGPGSRAHTPQSPHKHLGTQGAVTDKEKERPPSCCAAAGALLQHKSPSALGKGVLSRRPECPGSLAHMEDISWTPLLASSPAPVHLMMLRGMWEARHPYLASNDLQILLLLP